The following proteins are co-located in the Paralichthys olivaceus isolate ysfri-2021 chromosome 2, ASM2471397v2, whole genome shotgun sequence genome:
- the espl1 gene encoding separin isoform X1 translates to MKCLKVDEFIKRTASVEETERLLQELENYVKSKPGLQGRTLCDRIIRACNHQLGVGCPDRDHISLLVKLVERALHGYDISAALAPQSCPLYMEKIIFHIVKKLSSLKAHSLCSYVSGLVYSRLTTAQQGEDYSVLLRSCFSVLWSGLSANKDRKTLNPQEKLHCQMQALSFLLLLDTESVTPSFSKAPIYTEDAIAEFESASGVVTKEDASFLLQELRLLFNRCQTGSQGCKEEGSKQYIKKSSVYVLFEILLIAVRMLCKAGHYDLASTFLSDIEREVRDVSADCQCTALLLGRWAVEIHSTMKAGEESGKVLTNCARALRSLSADLGEQEAHAVVEGCGLVVWAVENGHNKGLSGPLLLAWFSFLEEYQEQILNMLKKDLTCQTEGSRLQQTLCFSIYQGFVFAYESMLASQLENSDILDRVLLYCQATAGQMMTEVRKLPSESLLIKAVIALSNLVCGLYNRRLYDQGFTLVEILCKDLCKNCPVSLSVDRLCRPFMLAVQTSRRAGQLERALDWVILWLKALGDNILTHMAEPVSLWVKTKTDAARNSEEDIRLRTLRDGFGPDVPDEKVMLCLLEEELRAYKEVAGDTAQERYNTLCDLLDICHEESSYTHLRAVYLCEMAQVVCFQDFSEQTDCSAIDFTHEALRLLEEESVTAENADRLKDDKAHASLWLFVCTLEKNLQEAIEKDIKLRELRNQKRCVANPIGTNDFDYEDQQKTEDSILLYEGLHFNLAAENKLCEPLERALGEWSALLQSPALPSVRSPKQTCTSIALTAALFRLMGKPLKALEAYQLTIGLSRQLSDAHGCASSLCHSVSLLLDMGAPELALAQLEQAEKSLASETTNEGMSSLSLLPLLLKAQYYYSTGQVGHGVPYLCEVLKEVNEQRQSKGWYLLRARALQTCSSYLSLDTAALPQAERGRITEHGINSPDTALYESLKLLCSLLVTLVGKGLYGCHGSSSDVRFIDQGDNLVLKWQLLSEVLNCSMKMVSLRSSCGAINDARFQCLEALKLAIKLQALSQCAELLVMKAELELMQGEREESSTDLENVRNLLDLCTDFSDQVQKAEVKIKPRKGRPAKKPQPPLPTLEDDCKDILSTRWIAKEPVVRDLTSSPPLKAQPRRWLSSLAHESDCQCPCCSEPCLGHATARWAATQADLVLKLDSNDPKVGLKLQWATLSRCESITAKVGAKLAKLFPRCGPTKGSSKPLLMQDVVGRVYLHMALSSLEPRLNNICGIWKILKAGLAFVDSKLSPVLRPVRAGLMATKAIVSLITLASKRGCNPEELFSNVWTWNAPKDKELKSEQKNVPASSLNKKPKDCVKNPDAPDKTKEANKVKAVKPKIQVMSSSSRGKGLVPMTPVMVKSKSAVKELTSFDFNTVVPTVACTPVQKVKAPASVRKAPTTASKQQFYVYEEFSPSQPVPAAPRRTRTSRFKVEFSDESDSEAHTQTEAKEKTDAPKKRTTTRRAAQSAKKVPDPPAESKLPKRQAKGRKTTAVPRATSSEDDEGLSRPPASTRRGRSRKELTKTEVETMEELDKMRTIEEESNEVLDISIEELRTSDTEDNPASSKDINFEILRRDICGRLPRDCLTELRSSGPLREAPQTQLTQSDIRPENLSLEDVESLLRSAWLDLQHFPSPTLHPTLCALLALALGQQDPVTTALLHAQSFGITSRHRTIRHLASCLKKLKKSPNELADKMDALSLNELSSTESKTTTEQRLIQLKNIYSFPTADSSAFPQNLCQEFIQQLQHLPTGVTVCMMSVLGVKPGDMGNSIILSRLQKGSAPVTVHISTSMQQHPISWLVQEMDSIQVEQKVVSCVSEKAKWWEGRRALDSRVEQLLKEMEGLLQCWKSFLLPLSSDPELSSQAQHLCKALSAKGVTCSEEMLKALLSAFPLLSQEDLQRFALGVSPHWDAECDQILHTALSQPSEREEPRGHVVLILDKYLQKLPWESISILKSHSVSRMPSLHSLIGLSIQKANDSHSVLRRGVDTKKVFYVLDPDANLGNSQDRFKEWFSSQPDWEGVCGVAPDSGQMEEAVANKDLYIYVGHGAGARFLDGQTVLKTQLRAASLLFGCSSAALAVRGDQEGQGIILNYLIAGCPFALGNLWDVTDRDIDRFTKALLESWFAAGPGAPLLEHMGPSRQATNLKHLIGAAPVAYGLPVYLQ, encoded by the exons ATGAAATGCTTAAAGGTGGACGAGTTCATCAAGCGGACTGCTTCCGTGGAGGAGACGGAGCGTTTGCTTCAGGAGCTCGAG AATTATGTGAAGAGTAAACCAGGCCTTCAGGGTCGCACGCTGTGTGACAGGATCATCAGAGCCTGTAACCATCAACTTGGAGTTGGATGCCCTGACCGAGACCATATCAGTCTGTTGGTGAAGCTGGTGGAGCGTGCCCTTCATGGCTACGACATTTCTGCAGCACTTGCTCCTCAGAGCTGTCCGCTGTACATGGAAAAGATCATTTTCCATATCGTCAAGAAGCTAAGCTCCTTAAAAGCTCACAGCCTGTGCAGCTATGTGTCGGGGCTGGTTTACAGCAGACTTACCACAGCACAACAG GGTGAGGACTACTCTGTTCTTTTGCGGAGCTGCTTCTCTGTGCTCTGGAGTGGATTATCTGCtaacaaagacaggaagactCTAAATCCACAAGAAAAACTCCACTGCCAGATGCAAGCTCTGAGCTTCCTCCTGTTGTTGGACACAGAAAGTGTGACTCCCTCCTTCTCCAAAGCTCCCATATACACAGAGGATGCCATCGCTGAATTTGAGAGTGCCTCTGGAGTGGTGACCAAAGAGGatgcctcttttcttctccaggAATTACGCTTGCTTTTCAACAGATGCCAGACTGGAAGTCAAGGCTGCAAGGAGGAAGGGTCAAAGCAGTATATTAAGAAATCAAGTGTATATGTGCTTTTTGAAATCCTGCTAATTGCTGTTAGGATGCTTTGTAAAGCTGGACACTACGATCTGGCTTCCACCTTCCTGAGTGATATtgagagagaggtcagagacGTCTCTGCTGACTGTCAGTGTACAGCTCTGTTGCTCGGCAGGTGGGCTGTAGAAATTCATTCAACAATGAAGGCTGGTGAGGAGAGTGGCAAGGTTTTGACAAACTGTGCTCGAGCTTTGAGGTCTCTCTCTGCCGACCTGGGAGAACAAGAAGCTCATGCAGTTGTGGAAGGGTGTGGACTTGTGGTGTGGGCTGTCGAGAATGGCCACAACAAGGGATTAAGTGGTCCTCTGCTCCTGGCTTGGTTTTCATTCCTGGAGGAGTATCAGGAGCAGatattaaacatgttaaaaaag GATTTGACATGCCAGACTGAGGGCAGCAGACTGCAACAGACCCTGTGTTTCAGTATTTACCAAGGCTTTGTCTTTGCTTACGAGAGCATGCTCGCATCACAG CTGGAGAACAGTGACATACTGGACAGAGTGCTGCTGTACTGCCAAGCCACAGCTGGGCAGATGATGACTGAGGTGCGCAAGCTGCCAAGTGAAAGTCTTCTCATCAAAGCAG TGATAGCCTTGAGCAACTTAGTGTGCGGATTGTACAATCGACGTCTCTACGACCAGGGCTTCACGCTAGTTGAGATCCTCTGCAAGGATCTTTGCAAGAATTgccctgtctcactctctgttgATCGG TTGTGCCGACCCTTCATGCTGGCGGTGCAGACTTCTCGGCGGGCTGGACAATTGGAGCGAGCACTCGACTGGGTGATTCTGTGGCTAAAAGCCCTGGGGGATAACATTCTCACTCATATGGCAGAACCAGTCTCCCTGTGGGTGAAAACCAAGACTGATGCAGCACGTAACTCTGAGGAGGACATTAGACTCAG GACATTACGTGATGGTTTTGGTCCTGACGTCCCTGATGAGAAAGtgatgctctgccttttggagGAAGAGCTGCGTGCCTATAAGGAGGTGGCAGGGGACACTGCCCAGGAACGTTATAACACACTTTGTGACCTGTTGGACATCTGCCATGAGGAGAGCTCCTACACCCACCTACGTGCTGTCTACCTCTGTGAAATGGCCCAAGTTGTGTGTTTCCAGGACTTCAGTGAACAGACTGATTG CTCTGCAATTGATTTTACCCATGAAGCTTTGCGGCTACTGGAAGAAGAATCAGTGACTGCCGAGAATGCTGATAGACTAAAAGATGACAAGGCCCATGCTTCCCTTTGGCTCTTTGTCTGCACCCTTGAGAAGAATCTTCAGGAG GCCATTGAGAAGGACATAAAATTACGCGAGTTGCGTAACCAGAAAAGATGTGTGGCCAATCCCATAGGAACCAACGATTTTGACTATGAAGACCAGCAGAAAACAGAGGACAGCATTCTGCTCTATGAAGGCCTGCATTTCAACctggctgcagaaaaca AATTGTGCGAACCTTTGGAAAGAGCTCTGGGTGAGTGGTCTGCTCTTCTGCAGAGTCCAGCTCTGCCTTCTGTCAGGAGCCCCAAACAGACCTGCACCTCCATTGCTCTGACTGCAGCTCTCTTCAGACTAATGGGAAAG CCTCTAAAGGCTTTGGAAGCTTACCAACTCACAATTGGACTTTCACGTCAACTTTCTGACGCACATGGTTGTGCCAGCTCCCTCTGTCACTCAGTCAGCCTCTTACTGGATATGGGTGCCCCTGAACTGGCTTTG GCCCAGTTAGAGCAAGCAGAAAAAAGTCTTGCCTCAGAAACGACCAATGAGGGAATGTCTTCCCTCTCTTTGCTGCCCCTGCTGTTGAAAGCTCAGTACTACTACAGCACAGGACAG GTGGGTCATGGAGTGCCTTATCTGTGTGAGGTGCTTAAAGAAGTGAATGAGCAGAGACAGTCGAAAGGTTGGTACCTGCTTCGTGCTCGGGCTCTGCAGACCTGCAGCTCCTACCTCAGTTTGGACACAGCTGCACTGCCACAGGCTGAGCGTGGACGTATCACTGAGCATG gTATAAATAGCCCGGACACTGCTCTGTATGAAAGTCTGAAGCTTCTCTGCAGCCTGCTGGTCACTTTAGTAGGGAAAGGCCTGTACGGGTGTCATGGCAGCAGCTCAGATGTGCGCTTTATCGACCAAG GAGATAACCTGGTGCTAAAATGGCAGCTGCTCTCAGAGGTGTTAAACTGCTCCATGAAGATGGTTTCTCTTAGGAGCAGCTGTGGGGCCATCAATGATGCCAGGTTCCAATGCCTAGAAGCTCTTAAACTGGCCATAAAGCTGCAGGCACTCAGCCA ATGTGCTGAGCTGCTGGTGATGAAAGCGGAGTTGGAGCTTatgcagggggagagagaagaaagtagTACTgatttggaaaatgtcagaaacctTCTGGACCTATGCACAG atTTCTCTGATCAGGTGCAAAAGGCAGAGGTAAAAATCAAACCACGGAAAGGTCGGCCAGCAAAGAAACCTCAGCCTCCTCTACCTACTCTTGAGGATGATTGTAAAGACATCCTGAGCACTAGGTGGATTGctaaagaacctgtggtgaggGACCTGACCAGCTCCCCACCGCTCAAAGCCCAACCACGTCGTTGGCTCTCCTCCCTGGCACATGAATCTGACTGTCAGTGCCCCTGCTGCTCTGAGCCCTGTCTGGGCCATGCCACTGCTCGCTGGGCTGCTACACAGGCTGATCTAGTTCTCAAGCTGGATTCCAATGACCCCAAAGTCGGTTTGAAGCTTCAGTGGGCAACATTATCCCGCTGTGAGAGCATCACTGCCAAAGTTGGGGCGAAACTGGCTAAACTCTTCCCTCGGTGTGGCCCCACAAAAGGCTCCTCTAAACCCCTACTGATGCAAGATGTGGTGGGTCGTGTGTACCTTCACATGGCCCTGTCCAGTCTGGAACCAAGGCTCAACAACATTTGTGGTATATGGAAAATACTGAAAGCTGGTTTAGCATTTGTTGATTCCAAACTCTCTCCTGTGCTAAGACCCGTGAGAGCTGGCTTAATGGCAACCAAAGCCATAGTGTCATTGATCACCTTGGCTTCCAAAAGGGGTTGCAACCCAGAGGAGCTCTTCTCAAATGTGTGGACTTGGAATGCACCAAAAGACAAAGAGCTCAAATCAGAACAGAAAAATGTACCTGCCTCGTCCTTGAATAAAAAGCCTAAAGACTGCGTTAAAAACCCTGATGCTCCTGACAAAACAAAGGAGGCAAATAAGGTCAAGGCTGTCAAGCCCAAGATTCAAGTGATGAGCTCCTCAAGCAGAGGAAAGGGGCTGGTTCCCATGACACCAGTAATGGTAAAGTCAAAGTCTGCTGTTAAGGAGCTCACCTCTTTCGACTTCAACACAGTGGTACCTACTGTGGCTTGTACTCCTGTTCAAAAAGTGAAAGCTCCTGCTTCAGTGAGGAAAGCACCAACAACTGCTTCGAAGCAACAGTTTTATGTGTATGAAGAGTTTTCACCTTCCCAGCCAGTGCCTGCTGCCCCCAGACGCACCAGGACATCACGTTTCAAG GTGGAGTTTAGTGATGAGAGTGACTCAGAGGCTCATACCCAAACAGAGgccaaagaaaaaacagatgcaCCTAAAAAGCGAACAACAACCAGAAGAGCTGCCCAAAGTGCTAAAAAAGTCCCAGATCCACCTGCAGAGAGCAAACTCCCCAAGAGGCAGGCTAAGGGTAGAAAAACCACTGCAGTGCCAAGGGCCACGTCCTCCGAGGACGACGAAGGTTTGAGCCGTCCACCTGCGTCAACAAGAAGAGGTAGAAGCAGAAAGGAGCTGACCAAGACAGAGGTGGAAACAATGGAGGAGCTGGACAAAATGAGGACCATCGAGGAGGAATCTAATGAAGTTCTGGACATAAGCATCGAAGAGCTTAGGACATCCGACACTGAGGACAATCCTGCTTCAAGTAAAGATATCA ATTTTGAAATCCTGCGTAGGGATATATGTGGTCGCCTGCCAAGAGATTGTTTGACTGAGCTGAGGAGCAGTGGTCCTCTGAGAGAAGCGCCACAAACCCAACTCACGCAGTCAGACATCAGGCCAG AGAATCTGTCCCTGGAGGATGTTGAGTCGTTGCTCCGCTCAGCCTGGCTGGACCTTCAGCACTtcccttctccaactcttcacCCGACCCTCTGCGCTCTCCTGGCCCTAGCACTGGGACAGCAGGATCCTGTAACTACAGCACTGCTTCATGCCCAGTCCTTTGGCATCACAAGCCGTCATCGCACAATACGGCATTTAGCCAGTTGTCTCAA AAAGCTGAAAAAGTCGCCCAATGAACTTGCAGACAAGATGGATGCTCTGAGTCTGAATGAGCTCAGTTCAACAGAGTCCAAGACTACTACTGAACAGAGGTTGATTCAGTTGAAGAACATCTATTCCTTCCCCACTGCCGACTCCTCAGCTTTCCCCCAGAACCTCTGCCAAGAGTTCATCCAACAACTTCAACACCTTCCCACAG GGGTAACTGTGTGTATGATGTCTGTGCTTGGAGTAAAACCTGGGGACATGGGGAACAGCATCATACTTTCACGTCTCCAGAAAGGATCTGCCCCTGTCACTGTTCATATATCAACATCTATGCAGCAG CATCCCATCAGTTGGCTCGTGCAGGAGATGGACAGTATTCAGGTGGAACAGAAGGTTGTGAGCTGTGTGTCTGAGAAAGCCAAGTGGTGGGAGGGCCGCAGGGCGCTTGACTCTCGAGTTGAG CAACTGttgaaagagatggagggattgCTCCAGTGCTGGAAGAGCTTTCTTCTCCCCCTTTCTTCAGATCCAGAACTTTCCAGTCAGGCCCAGCACCTTTGCAAAGCCTTGTCTGCTAAAGGAGTGACATGCAGTGAGGAGATGTTGAAG GCGTTGCTGTCAGCATTTCCTCTGCTGTCTCAAGAAGACTTGCAAAGATTTGCTCTTGGAGTTTCTCCACACTGGGATGCGGAGTGTGACCAGATTCTCCATACAGCTCTTTCTCAGccctcagagagagaagagccccGTGGTCATGTTGTTCTGATCCTGGACAAG TACCTTCAGAAGTTGCCATGGGAGAGCATCTCCATCTTAAAGTCTCACTCTGTCAGTCGGATGCCTTCTCTGCACTCACTGATTGGACTGAGCATTCAGAAAGCG AATGACTCTCACTCCGTCCTGAGACGAGGAGTGGATACAAAGAAGGTGTTCTATGTGCTGGACCCTGATGCTAATTTAGGGAACTCTCAGGACAGGTTCAAAGAATGGTTTAGCAG TCAACCAGACTGGGAAGGTGTGTGTGGGGTTGCTCCTGACTCGGGTCAGATGGAAGAAGCAGTGGCAAACAAGGATCTGTACAT CTACGTGGGTCACGGAGCCGGCGCTCGGTTCCTCGATGGTCAGACGGTCCTGAAGACGCAGTTAAGAGCAGCGTCTCTTCTCTTTGGCTGCAGTAGTGCTGCTCTGGCCGTGCGTGGAGACCAGGAGGGACAAGGCATAATCCTCAATTACCTCATCGCTGGCTG cCCGTTTGCTTTGGGAAACCTGTGGGATGTGACTGATCGGGACATTGATCGCTTCACCAAAGCTTTGTTGGAGTCCTGGTTCGCTGCTGGACCTGGAGCTCCCCTCCTGGAACACATGGGCCCATCGCGTCAGGCCACAAACCTTAAACACCTGATCGGAGCTGCACCTGTGGCCTATGGTTTACCTGTGTACCTGCAGTAG